One region of Strongyloides ratti genome assembly S_ratti_ED321, chromosome : X genomic DNA includes:
- a CDS encoding FMRFamide-related peptide-like family-containing protein: protein MIKYYQKNIFIILLAVNFFSIIINAFPECCKRNVNADICQGFDKLSPEEQASLSAVGVLDDQCQLITHTIPDKRKPNFIRYGRSLSNMQQSLDKKAADPNFLRFGRSEHQNFLRFGRNLGGNNANFLRFGKSNSPDFLRFGKRNMESDKEPNFLRFGKRDSFLGYGKNAVEEQFNREYRKPNFLRFGKRSTTNTNFLRFGRSPAAVLFEDVFERNYRLQPDFLRFGK from the exons atgataaaatattatcaaaaaaatatttttattatactacttgctgtaaattttttttcaattattattaat gcATTTCCTGAGTGTTGTAAAAGAAATGTTAATGCTGATATATGTCAAGGATTTGACAAGCTGTCACCAGAAGAACAAGCTTCTCTTTCAGCTGTAGGTGTTCTTGATGATCAATGTCAATTAATTACTCATACGATACCTGACAAACGTAAACCTAATTTTATAAGATATGGTAGAAGTTTAAGTAATATGCAACAATCATTAGATAAGAAAGCTGCTGATcctaattttttaagatttgGTAGATCAGaacatcaaaattttttaagatttgGTCGTAATTTGGGAGGTAATAATgctaattttttaagatttgGCAAAAGTAATTCACCTGATTTTTTACGATTTGGAAAAAGAAATATGGAATCTGATAAAGAaccaaattttttaagatttgGTAAAAGAGATAGTTTTCTTGGATATGGTAAGAATGCCGTTGAGGAACAATTTAATCGTGAATATAGAAAACCAAATTTCTTACGTTTTGGTAAAAGATCTACAACAAATACTAACTTTTTACGTTTTGGACGTTCACCAGCAGCCGTTCTTTTTGAGGATGTTTTTGAACGTAATTACCGTTTACAACCAGATTTTTTACGATttggaaaataa
- a CDS encoding Protein bicaudal D → MEKELESLRAEHARLSAALKEATAEKIQAAQVGLKTVEEKEKVELRLTQLEEKHQLTVMELENTKQQLQNFREERSRATLSGISEEETLLKETSSRESALKETIANLENEKKNLIIEIKNLSDENKRLNQLYTESIEKCDQLEAQKKKYHNELKEVKVREQQLSADVNELEEENISLQKQISSLKLSQVGFESAKMEVKRLAEEVEDYQIAIDEANNLHLLVQKQLEEALQQAQQEREQKLSYKNELEFLKMSEHKNHLDMLLEMHDQPGNNVSALNRFELSYTEPGGEDNLGRQLMGTGNDLFSEISNDANKKVQQLETKLEEQKKSINDMKKAYVRAILPVLKELNVSSASENIDLDYLQELCHNAVSRLNDVNTAKNAEKDLEKKLEQIKNNVREVILFGGKKYAECVFAKDLLISFGKQMNSLYKNLVGDQELESNKHVQEITNKLCNLGYSDYTENGKKQRKNKDIKDGEEEEEQGIQTEEQTQIVKPLKSKLYLQEVEKVLGGKEQLGTFINEKDCQEDFVFGTDESFSKVMEYTQDLVKIATRTALNSVNSKTKIEDTDLKEIISQNMKLKSQLATKREQIVTLRTVLKSNKTTAESAIASLKEKYDTEKAISHEIINRLRKELKILKEEAATFASHRAMFHSKNEELKEELKSAREMQRMAEEEKKTVSALLRMAITQKLEAKQRLENMEIDRERQSFKRERGNKSFKSPNTGAQENKEVKTVRYPTSNNSTPRSGK, encoded by the coding sequence aTGGAAAAAGAATTAGAATCATTACGTGCTGAACATGCACGTCTTTCTGCTGCTTTAAAAGAAGCAACAGCAGAAAAAATTCAAGCAGCACAAGTTGGTTTAAAAACTGTTGAGGAGAAAGAAAAAGTTGAGTTAAGATTAACACAATTGGAAGAGAAACATCAATTAACTGTAATGGAACTTGAAAATACTAAACAacaattacaaaattttagaGAAGAAAGAAGTCGTGCTACATTGTCAGGTATTAGTGAGGAAGAAACATTACTAAAAGAGACGTCATCAAGAGAGAGTGCTCTTAAAGAAACTATAGCTAATTTGGAgaatgaaaagaaaaatttaattattgaaataaaaaatttatctgatgaaaataaaagattaaacCAGTTGTATACAGAATCTATTGAAAAATGTGATCAATTAGAAGctcaaaaaaagaaatatcatAATGAGTTAAAAGAAGTTAAAGTTCGTGAACAACAATTATCAGCTGATGTTAATGAATTAGAggaagaaaatatttcacTTCAAAAACAAATATCATCTCTTAAACTTAGTCAAGTTGGTTTTGAATCAGCTAAGATGGAAGTTAAAAGACTTGCTGAAGAGGTTGAAGATTATCAAATAGCAATTGATGAAGCTAATAATCTTCATTTACTTGTCCAGAAACAATTAGAAGAAGCCCTACAACAAGCGCAACAGGAACGTGAGCAAAAATTAAGTTACAAGAATGagttagaatttttaaaaatgtctGAACATAAAAATCACTTAGATATGTTACTTGAGATGCATGACCAACCAGGAAATAATGTTTCTGCATTAAATAGATTTGAATTATCATATACAGAACCAGGTGGTGAAGATAATTTAGGAAGACAATTAATGGGTACTGGtaatgatttattttcaGAAATAAGTAATGATGCtaataaaaaagtacaaCAACTTGAAACAAAATTAgaagaacaaaaaaaatctataaatGATATGAAAAAAGCTTATGTTAGAGCTATTCTACCcgttttaaaagaattaaatgtTTCAAGTGCATCAGAAAATATTGACTTAGATTATTTACAAGAATTATGTCATAATGCTGTTAGTCGTTTAAATGATGTTAATACAGCTAAAAATGCAGAAAAAGATTTGGAGAAAAAATTagaacaaataaaaaataatgttagaGAAGTTATATTATTTGGTGGTAAAAAATATGCTGAATGTGTTTTTGcaaaagatttattaatttcttttggTAAACAAATGAATTcactttataaaaatcttgTTGGTGATCAAGAATTAGAATCAAATAAACATGTTCAAGAAATAACTAATAAATTATGTAATCTTGGATATTCTGATTATACAGAAAATGGTAAAAAgcaaagaaaaaataaagatattaagGATGGTGAAGAAGAAGAGGAACAAGGAATTCAAACAGAAGAACAAACACAAATTGTTAAACCATTAAAATCTAAATTATATCTTCAGGAGGTTGAAAAAGTTCTTGGTGGTAAAGAACAATTAGGtacatttattaatgaaaaagattGTCAAGAAGATTTTGTCTTTGGAACAGATGAATCATTTTCTAAAGTAATGGAATATACACAAGATTTAGTTAAGATAGCAACAAGAACAGCTCTTAATTCAGTTAATTCtaaaacaaaaatagaaGATACAGATTTGAAAGAGATTATCTCTCaaaatatgaaattaaaatCTCAACTGGCAACAAAGAGAGAACAAATAGTAACATTAAGAACAGTTTTAAAATCTAATAAGACAACTGCTGAGTCGGCAATAGCatcattaaaagaaaaatatgataCTGAAAAAGCTATTTCACATGAAATAATTAATCGACTTCGTAAAGAacttaaaatattgaaagaAGAAGCCGCTACATTTGCATCCCATCGTGCTATGTTCCATTCTAAGAATGAAGAATTAAAGGAAGAATTAAAGAGCGCTCGAGAAATGCAACGAATGGCTGAAGAGGAAAAGAAAACAGTTAGTGCATTACTTCGTATGGCAATTACACAAAAATTGGAAGCTAAACAACGTCTTGAAAATATGGAAATTGATAGAGAAAGGCAATCATTTAAAAGAGAAAGAGgtaataaatcatttaaatcaCCTAATACAGGTGCACAAGAAAACAAAGAAGTAAAAACTGTAAGATATCCAACTTCTAACAATTCAACACCAAGAAGTGgaaagtaa
- a CDS encoding DOMINA protein, with the protein MIFTKYLYLLIFYMISYTVADRLGEDLDEYFCVKTDKYSSNNTDNKQELLLPSVDRKNILPITAFTPTASLPPSRNINRESFTGIKAPILRIRHKTDKTKRELEPNTIKLYKPQKRANYLVQPRKVVCLGTQKNTTLPNKIIPGSTKTVKLSQKQNIYDKKYIFPSQPSPPHSDTSSHGCIDYTRNFGTSYHQFNNDGRICIEPPSNSNSSCSSRQTPEIEIDELITNEYNTIDCSDNDIYLDQNYMITEENPKFENQDNYVENKYHIIDGCFNPSNMYITENTKIYDNQQKNDNIYEFINQGISSEKIATTSTTISNDILYTNSIISVPEPKLVTGCSLLRGMLENNTSDYDQPKKAINVRVIKSDIEIPQTETTHINHYRDYEGKSSDIITSSGPSSRCSTEPSSRFSVPIDNDNDFASFFITEDPGNKTGPTESKEQVEKRYNEDEEFKEKLASNSLFEKPQLPYAAFVTLILNNLNTYAISVSEVYDGIIFLFPHFETAYEGWRNSIRHNLSMSRLYEKVEAKVQIGSRKACMWSMVKRDEPFNFNEIHKIDENMIEHIKSTMRFPQLWEPLIKGNLKLFPLSHSNLKAVVPEFISEEEIENYISYIRKYGYYMRRLGNKHFMKSPRKTTKGRRKRVKKEDGTDEDSEFTNNPDKGNESCTFDNNSEPSAKKNKINELTYEDYPNNNMTKSDKKTKNKQDLKGDENINGFDNFGKVLASDPFCLTPDEEESIINNYFVSCNNFSDMTDTLGDFSFSELHDAIMLENDLDFDDNKENYQSTFNNQSPFDNYEDLNTIYNDRNKKNDLEEFNGMNNTEASLRDTDQWCLDLI; encoded by the exons ATGATATTTACTAAATATCTTTACTTacttatatttt atatgATAAGCTATACAGTAGCAGATCGTCTTGGAGAAGATCTTGATGAATATTTTTGTGTTAAAACAGATAAATATAGTTCTAATAATACTGATAATAAACaagaattattattaccatccgttgatagaaaaaatattttaccaaTAACTGCTTTTACACCAACGGCATCATTACCACCAAGCCGTAATATTAATAGAGAATCATTTACAGGAATTAAAGCACCAATACTTAGGATTCGTCACAAAACagataaaacaaaaagaGAATTAGAACCTaatactataaaattatataaaccACAAAAAAGAGCAAATTATTTAGTACAACCAAGAAAAGTTGTATGTCTTGGTACACAAAAAAATACAACATTaccaaataaaattattcctGGTTCAACAAAAACAGTAAAATTATcacaaaaacaaaatatttatgataaaaaatatatttttccatCGCAACCATCTCCACCACATTCTGATACTTCATCTCATGGTTGCATTGATTATACAAGAAATTTTGGAACTTCATATCAtcaatttaataatgatgGAAGAATTTGTATTGAACCACCATCTAATAGTAACTCATCATGTTCTAGTAGACAAACACCAGAAATTGAAATTGATGAATTAATAACTAATGAATATAATACAATTGATTGCTCtgataatgatatatatttagatcaaaattatatgataacAGAAGAAAATCCTAAGTTTGAAAACCAAGATAATTAtgtagaaaataaatatcatataATAGATGGTTGTTTTAACCCGTCTAATATGTACATAACagaaaatacaaaaatttatgataatcaacaaaaaaatgataatatttatgaattTATAAATCAAGGTATATCTTCAGAAAAAATAGCAACAACATCTACAACAATttcaaatgatattttatatacaaattcAATAATATCTGTTCCAGAACCTAAATTAGTTACTGGATGTTCATTATTACGTGGAATGttagaaaataatacttCAGACTATGATCAACCTAAAAAAGCAATTAATGTTAGAGTAATTAAATCAGATATTGAAATTCCTCAAACAGAGACAACACATATCAATCATTATAGAGACTATGAGGGAAAATCTTCAGATATTATCACATCATCAGGACCATCATCAAGATGTTCAACTGAACCATCTTCAAGATTTTCTGTACCtattgataatgataatgattttgcatcattttttataacagAAGATCCTGGTAATAAGACAGGACCAACTGAATCAAAAGAACAAGttgaaaaaagatataatgaGGATGAAgaatttaaagaaaa attAGCTAGTAATTCCTTATTTGAAAAACCACAACTTCCTTATGCAGCTTTTGttacattaatattaaataatttaaatacttATGCTATTAGTGTTTCTGAAGTATATGATggtataatatttctttttccaCATTTTGAAACAGCTTATGAAGGTTGGAGAAATAGTATAAGGCATAATTTATCAATGAGTAGATTGTATGAAAAAGTTGAAGCAAAAGTACAAATAGGAAGTAGAAAAGCTTGTATGTGGTCAATGGTAAAACGTGATGAaccatttaattttaatgaaattcaTAAAATTGATGAAAATATGATAGAACATATTAAAAGTACAATGCGATTTCCtc aatTATGGGAACCATTAATTAAAggaaatttaaaattgtttccATTAAGTCATTCTAACTTAAAAGCTGTAGTACCAGAGTTTATAAGTGAAGAagaaattgaaaattatatatcatatattagaaaatatgGTTATTATATGAGACGTCTTGGTAATAAACATTTCATGAAATCACCAAGAAAAACAACCAAAGGAAGAAGAAAACGagttaaaaaagaagatggTACAGATGAAGATTCTGAATTTACAAACAATCCTGATAAAGGCAATGAATCTTGCACTTTTGATAATAACTCTGAACCATcagctaaaaaaaataaaataaatgaattaaCATATGAAGATTATCCTAACAATAATATGACAAAAAGTgacaaaaaaacaaaaaataaacaagACTTAAAAGGTGACGAAAATATTAATGGATTTGATAATTTTGGAAAGGTATTAGCAAGTGATCCATTCTGTTTAACTCCAGATGAAGAGGAGTccataataaataattactttgtttcatgtaataattttagtgATATGACAGATACATTAGGggatttttcattttctgaATTACATGATGCAATTATGCTTGAAAATGACCTTGATTTTGATGATAACAAAGAAAATTACCAATCTACATTTAATAATCAATCTCCATTTGATAATTATGAAGACttaaatacaatatataatgatagaaataaaaaaaatgatctgGAAGAATTTAATGGAATGAATAATACAGAGGCATCTCTTAGAGATACAGACCAATGGTGTTTAGatttaatataa